The genomic stretch AGCGTCGGCCAGGGCCGGCCGTTTGAGAGCGAGCTTGTCGATCTTCCCGGAGGCGTTCCTCGGGAACTCCCGGAGCGACCGGAGCGTCGTCGGGATCTTGTAAGCGGGCAATCGCTCCCTGCACCACGCGAGGATCCCCGCGCCGTCCTGCGGGTGCCCCGGACGCAGGGTCACGAATGCCGCGATCGACTCGCCGAGAATCTCGTCCGGCACCCCGACGACCGCGGCCTCGTGCACGGCAGGGTGTTCGACCAGCACCTCCTCGATCTCCTTCGGGGAGATCCGGTGGGCCCCGGACTTGATCATCTCGCGCTTGCGTCCCACGACGTAGAGGAATCCTTCCTCGTCCCGTCGTCCGAGGTCGCCCGTGTGGTAGCCGTTCTCGTCCAGAACGGCCGCGGTCTCCTCGGGCGCGTTCCAGTACCCCTCCATGATGTTGGACCCGCGCGCGACGATCTCCCCGATCTCGCCGATCTCCACCTCGGCACCGTCGTCTCTCAGCACCCGCAGCTCGACGTTGGGGATCGCTTTGCCGATGCTCCCGATCTTGCGGGGCAGATCGGCGGGCTCGAGGTAGGAGAGGCGCGCGGAAGCCTCCGTCGCGCCGTACATGATGTAGATCTCCTTGCCGGGCAGGGCTTCGATGAGTCGGCGCGTCAGCTCCGGCGCCATCGCGCCGCCCGCCTGCGTGACGTACCGGAGGCTCGGGAGACGACGGGACGCGAGGTTCGACTTGTTCAGCAGGATGGCGAAGGTGGAGGGCACTCCCGCGAGGCCGGTCGCCTCGGACCGCTCGAGGGTGTCCAGAGCCTGCTGCGGGTACATGAACCGGTTCTCGATGACCACGCTCCCGCCGGCCGCGACGTGCGTGTTGAGCAGCGACTTGCCGTAGACGTAGTGGAACGGGAGGACGACCATCCCGCGGTCCGCCGGGGTCAGCCCGAGGTACTGCACGATCGAGCGAGTGTTGGCGACGATGTTGAGGTGACGGAGGATCGCGCCGCGCGGCCTCCCGGTGCTTCCCGACGTGTACACGATCGCCGCGCGATCGAGGTCGATTCCCCGCACCGGCGGGGCCTGATCGCTCATCGCGGAGAGGACGACGGAGGGCTCCAGGATCCGGCACACACCGAGTCCGGCGGGCTCGGCGGAATCCGGCGGAGCGGGCCCGAGCACGAACTCGATCCCGTGGAGGCCCGCGATGCCCGCCACGGCCCGCGCCTGCGTCGGGCCGCAGACCACGCCCCGCGCCCCACAATCGGCGAGCAGCGCCCGGTGGGTTCTCGAATCGCCGGCCGTGCTGAGCGAGACGACGACGCCACCGGCCTTCAGAATCCCGTAGTACGCCTCGACGTACCACCGGGAGTTGTCCGCGATCAACCCGACCCGGTCCCCGCGATGAATCCCCTCTGCGACGAGCGCCCGCGCCACCCGATTCGAGGCCCGCTCCGCCTCCGCGTAGGTCGAGCGATCCCGTCCATCGAGGACGAGGGGAGCGTCGGGGCGCGCTTGGGCGGCGCGCGCGAGCATGTCATGAACGAGGGGGAACCGCATTTCGGCCATCCGCGGCGAGAAATCTAGTTCAGGACTCACCGCGGCGCCACGCGGCAGGCCTTCCGGCCCAGGAGGCGGACGGGTTGCGTTACCGGCCTCGCGGTTCCTTCGGACCCTGTAAATCTGGAAGAAGCATAAATTACACCGGGCACGGATAAATTACCGATTCGTAAGAATTCGTCCGTCCGAGGTGTCGGGTTTGGGTGGATCGATCACGGTGGACCAAGCCCAACTCACTGCGAAGAAGCAAGATAGTCACTTCGTCTGAATGTTCAGCGTTCGACGGCGGGATGGCATTCCCCTTGCCGATTGCCCCCGGGGGCGGTGGATCTCCAGGCGGAGGTGGGGATGCTCGGACTCAGCCTCATTCGTCGTTCTTGGATCATGGCACTGGTCCTCGTGATCCCGGCTCCCACGTCCGCCGGCACGATCACCCTCGCCTGGAATGGCGTGAGTGGCGCGACCGGCTATCGGATCTACTACGGAACGGCGACCGGACAATACACCGCCTCGATGGACGGGGGAAACGCCTGCCAGTCCGCCGGGGAAACCGCGACGTGCCAGGCGACCGTGGCAAGCCTCGCCGACTGCACGACGTGGTATCTGGCCGTCAAGGCTTACAACGCCGCGGGCGAGGAATCGCCCGACTTCTCCAATGAAGTCTCAGGCTGGCCGGCACCGCGGATCGACAGCCTGACCACGATCTCCACTCGGCAGGGGACCCAGGTGACGGTGGGGGTCCGAGGAGCCAATTTCCCGGCGGGCTCCTCGCTCGAGTTCGTTCCTCCGTCCGGAGAGACGGTCGTGTGCGGCTCTCCGCCCGCGCCCGTGCCCAACCCCAGTCTCGGAAACGTCCGCGCCGACTCCGTCTCCGTGACGAGCTGCGACGGTGCGGGCTGCTGCCAGGGCATGCAGAGCCTCGTCTCGGCGGCGGGCTCGATCGTGGGCGAACAGGCCGCGGAGGTCGGCAAGTGGGACGCGACGGTGCTGGCGCCGGCGGGTCCCGACGGCCGGCATGTCTTCGGGACGAGACATCAGGCGTTCGAGGTCCTGATCAATCCGATTCGCTTCGACGTGAATACGAGCGACGAATCGACGGGCGGCGTGAAGAGGTTGACCACCGCCGACACGCAGTGGCTGCTCAGCTCGAACGCGAGTTTCCTCGTAAACCCGAATTCGTGCCGACGGGACCCTCGCTATCTCGAGGTTGTCGATCTGGACGGCAACGGCATGATCGACGGTGAAGACATCGCGTACATCTACTCGTCAGGGGTGACGGATCTCCTGGAAACCTGCTGGAACGGAACGACCTGGAGCGCCAGCGCATGTCCATCACGATGAGAGCTCACGCGAGCGCGCGACGAGGGGGACTCCGGATCATGAGCGTCGCTGCCAAGGGGTTGCTACTGACGTTGGCCGTACTCGAGCTGGCCTGCGGTGGCGGTGGATCCAGCACCGGCAAGGTCATCTCGCCCAGCCCCACGCCACCCACCGCCAGCTTCGTGCCGGCGAGGTTCACGCCTGGTGGTCACCTGGTGACCATGGCCGAGGGGACCAAGGCCGGCGACGCGGTGACGGTCCTGGTGCAGGTGTCCGGCACGAGCGGGTTGTACGGAGCGGGCTTCAACGTCGGCTACAACGCGGATTACGTCACCTACGTCGGTTGGTCGGCGGGTGGGCTCCTCGAGACCGGAGGCAACCAGGTCAACTACATCGTGTCGAACAAGCCGTCGCTCGGCGCTGTCGTCGTGAACGCGACGCGCGTCGGCAGCGAGCCCGCAATCGACGTGTCGGGGACGATGACGGTCATCACCCTGACCTTCCGGGTCGCCACGATGGGCTCGTTCCCGCTCACGTTCGAGAGCGACGCCACTTTGTACGACGCCCAGATTCCTTCTCAGCCCATCCCGGGCCTCGTCTGGTACGGGGGCTCCCTCCAGGGGAGCTGAACCGCTCGGCCGAGGGGGGGACGGATGTCGTGCCAGGGCGAGATCATTCGGGAGACCACCACGGACTTGCCTCCCGCGGGACCGGAACCTAGATTCCAACCTCGTAACGGGTCAGGGCACGACCGATCGTCCGGCGGTGGGTGGCGCCGCCGCGGGGAGGCCTCGAGTCCCATGGGCGGAGTGTGCGGCGTGTCGGCCGCGCAACCCACGACCGTTCACGAGGATCAGTTCTATCGAGGCCTCGTGAACGGGATGCGGTGCGGCATTCTCACGATCGATCGTGAGGGGCGCCTCGTCTTGATGAACGAGCCGGCGCGCCTGATCCTGGAGCTGCCGGACCTCCCCGTCTGCGGGACCCCGGTCGAGGCGGCGCTCGGGGAGCATCCGCAGCTCGCCCAGATCCTCCGGGAGTCGTTCAGCATGTCGAGTCTCCCGAACCGCGCGGAGATCGATCTCCGGTCCCGCTCCGAGAGTGGAAAGACCATCGGCTTCACGCTGTCCCTCGTCCCCGGGGAGGACGGCGAGCCGATGGGCGCCGCGGTCTTCTTCAAGGACCTCACCCACGTCGAGCACAAGGAGGAGCAGGAGCGGCTCCGAGATCGGCTCGCGGCCCTCGGGCAGATGGCCGCGAATCTCGCTCACGAGATCCGCAACCCCCTGGCCGCCATCGAGGTGAGCTGCTCGCTCCTGAAGCGGCGTCTATCGGCGGAAACGGCCGGACGAGACCTCCTCGACAAGATCATCGCCGAGGTGCTGCGCCTCAACCGGACCATCACGTCGAGCCTTGAGTTCGTCCGGCCCGTGTCGCTTTCCCTCGCCCCGGCCAGGATCGAGCCGGTGCTGGACGAGGCACTGAACGTCGCCTCCGGCCGCCGCGGGCGTCCCGGGATCGCGATCGAGCGACGCTTCGCCGAAGGCATCCCTCCTTGTCTCATGGATCGGGGACAGCTCCGCCAGGTCTTCGAGAACGTGTTCCTCAACGCCATGGAAGCGATGGGCGAGGAAGGGATGCTCACGATCGAGACGTCGCTGACCCGGGCGCCGGCGGCCGCGAGCACGCCCTACCGTCCGGCGGGAAGGTCCAAGGGCGACCCGTGGCAGGGCTTCGACCGGTACCTCACGGTGACGGTCTCCGATACCGGCCCGGGCATCGCCGAGGAGCATCGCGACAAGCTGTTCTATCCGTTCTTCACCACCAAGAAGCAGGGGTCCGGAGTCGGGCTCTCCATGGCCAAGAAGATCGTGGACAGTCACCGGGGCCTGATCGACGTCGTCGGAACGCAGGGATGCGGCGCCGTGTTCACCGTCCGAATCCCCATGGTCGGGGCGGCAGCGGAGTGACCGAATGAAGAAGATCCTGGTCGCCGAGGACGAGCCGACGCTCCGCGAGGGGATCGCGGCGGCCTTCCGCGACCGCGACTGGCAGGTTTCGGAGGCGTCGGACGCCTCGCAAGCGATCACGCGCCTCGAGGAGGAAGTGTTCGACGTCCTCCTGACCGACTACAAGATGCCGGACCGGAGCGGCCTCGAGGTCCTGAAGCGCTGCAAGATGCTGAACGAGGGGACCGTCGCGGTCGTGATGACCGCCTACGGGACGGTCGAGTCCGCCGTGGAGGCGATGAAGGCCGGCGCCTTCGACTACGCGCTGAAGCCTTTCGACCTGGAGGAGCTCGAGCTGAAGGTGGAGCGTGCCCTCGAGCATCGCCGCCTTCTGGCGCGGCTCCAGGCGTACGACCGCGAGACGATCATCCCGAAGTTCGAGAACATCGTGGGCGAGAGCCCGCAGATGAAGGAGGTCTTCCGGACGATCGAGAAGGTCGCCCGGTCCAACGCCACCGTCATCGTCTTGGGAGAGACCGGCGTCGGAAAGGAGCTGGTCGCCGAGGCGCTCCACCGGAATTCGAGCCGCGCGGACCGCCCGTTCGTGAAGATGAACTGCGCGGCGCTCCACGAGAACCTCCTGGAGTCCGAGTTGTTCGGCCACGAGCGCGGCGCGTTCACCGGCGCCGATCGGCAGCGGACCGGGCGGTTCGAGCTGGCCAACGAGGGGACGCTGTTTCTGGACGAGATCGGGAACATGAGCCCGTCCACCCAGGCCAAGGTCCTCAGGGTCCTCCAGGAGCGGGAGTTCGAGCGGCTGGGCGGCTCTCGGACCATCAAGGTCGACGTGCGCGTCGTCGCGGCCACCAACAAGAACCCGGAGGAGGCGGTGCGGCGCGGCGAGTTCCGCGAGGACCTGTACTACCGCCTCAACGTGGTGAACATCAAGGTGCCGGCGCTCCGCGAGCGGAAGGAGGACATCGTCCCGCTGGCCAGCCACTTCATCCAGCGCTTCGCCTCCGAGCTGAAGAAGGACGTCCGCGGGCTCGAGCCGAATGCGGTCAAGAGTCTGAAGAGGCACACGTGGCCGGGGAACATCAGGGAGCTCGAGAACGCCATCGAGCGCGCGGTCCTGATGTGCGAGGGGCGCTTCATCGGCGACGAGGACCTGAATCTGTTCGCGTCCGGTACCGGGCCTTCCGCCTCGGACGGCCTCGCGTCGCTCAACCTGCGCCTGCCGCCCAACGGTATCGACCTCGACGACCTGGAGAAGCAGGCGATCCTCGAGGCGCTCCGGATCAACAACTGGGTGCAGAAGGACGCCGCGAAGTTCCTCGGAGTCTCGTCGAGGGTGATGAACTACAAGGTCGCCAAGTACGAGATCAAGAGCCCCCGCTGGAGCAAGAACAAGCTGGTGGGCTGAGGTTGCCCGCGCGCCGCGACGGATTTGACTGCCCCCGGGCACCGCACCTAGAATCACCCGGTTCCGCGGAGGCCCGGCGTCCTCGATGCCGGCATTCCTTCCGGGAGGGGGCATGTTCTCGAAGCGCGTCCTGGAACTCGACGGCGCCAGGGTCGTGGGGTCGCTGGCGGAGTCGATCCGCAGGATCGTCGTCTCGGACCTCAAGCGTCGCGGCGCGGTGGTGGGAATCTCAGGCGGGATCGACAGCTCCCTCGTGGCCGCGTTGTGCGCGCGGGCCCTCACCCCCGGCCGGGTCGTCGGTCTCCTCATGCCCGACCGAGACTCGTCGCACGAGAGCCTCGAGCTGGCGGGGCTCTTGGCCTCGCGCCTCGGCATACGCACGGAAACGGTGGAACTCGGGCCAGCGCTCGATGCCATGGGGTGCTACCGGTACCGCGACGACGCCATCCGGTCCGTGATCCCGGAGTTCGCGGAGGGCTGGAGATCCAAGATCGTCCTCCCACCCATCACGGGGAGTACTCGGCTCAACGTCTTCCAGGTGGTGGCCCAGGCGCCGTCGGGAGCAACCCGGCGCGCACGCCTTCCGCTCGAGGCGTACCTCGAGGTCGTCGCCGCGTCCAACATGAAGCAGCGTGCAAGGACGCTCACCGAGTACTTCC from Terriglobia bacterium encodes the following:
- the nadE gene encoding NAD(+) synthase, with protein sequence MFSKRVLELDGARVVGSLAESIRRIVVSDLKRRGAVVGISGGIDSSLVAALCARALTPGRVVGLLMPDRDSSHESLELAGLLASRLGIRTETVELGPALDAMGCYRYRDDAIRSVIPEFAEGWRSKIVLPPITGSTRLNVFQVVAQAPSGATRRARLPLEAYLEVVAASNMKQRARTLTEYFHAERHHYAVAGTPNRLEYDQGFFVKGGDGLADFKPIAHLYKTQVYALAAELDVPEEIRRRPPTTDTYSMPQTQEEFYFALPYDRMDLCLWAHNHGVPAAEVAPVVGITEAEVRSVYDDIESKRRTTRYLHLPPVLVEEVPEVRRHAGAP
- a CDS encoding PAS domain-containing protein, which gives rise to MGGVCGVSAAQPTTVHEDQFYRGLVNGMRCGILTIDREGRLVLMNEPARLILELPDLPVCGTPVEAALGEHPQLAQILRESFSMSSLPNRAEIDLRSRSESGKTIGFTLSLVPGEDGEPMGAAVFFKDLTHVEHKEEQERLRDRLAALGQMAANLAHEIRNPLAAIEVSCSLLKRRLSAETAGRDLLDKIIAEVLRLNRTITSSLEFVRPVSLSLAPARIEPVLDEALNVASGRRGRPGIAIERRFAEGIPPCLMDRGQLRQVFENVFLNAMEAMGEEGMLTIETSLTRAPAAASTPYRPAGRSKGDPWQGFDRYLTVTVSDTGPGIAEEHRDKLFYPFFTTKKQGSGVGLSMAKKIVDSHRGLIDVVGTQGCGAVFTVRIPMVGAAAE
- a CDS encoding acyl--CoA ligase translates to MRFPLVHDMLARAAQARPDAPLVLDGRDRSTYAEAERASNRVARALVAEGIHRGDRVGLIADNSRWYVEAYYGILKAGGVVVSLSTAGDSRTHRALLADCGARGVVCGPTQARAVAGIAGLHGIEFVLGPAPPDSAEPAGLGVCRILEPSVVLSAMSDQAPPVRGIDLDRAAIVYTSGSTGRPRGAILRHLNIVANTRSIVQYLGLTPADRGMVVLPFHYVYGKSLLNTHVAAGGSVVIENRFMYPQQALDTLERSEATGLAGVPSTFAILLNKSNLASRRLPSLRYVTQAGGAMAPELTRRLIEALPGKEIYIMYGATEASARLSYLEPADLPRKIGSIGKAIPNVELRVLRDDGAEVEIGEIGEIVARGSNIMEGYWNAPEETAAVLDENGYHTGDLGRRDEEGFLYVVGRKREMIKSGAHRISPKEIEEVLVEHPAVHEAAVVGVPDEILGESIAAFVTLRPGHPQDGAGILAWCRERLPAYKIPTTLRSLREFPRNASGKIDKLALKRPALADAP
- a CDS encoding sigma-54 dependent transcriptional regulator, yielding MKKILVAEDEPTLREGIAAAFRDRDWQVSEASDASQAITRLEEEVFDVLLTDYKMPDRSGLEVLKRCKMLNEGTVAVVMTAYGTVESAVEAMKAGAFDYALKPFDLEELELKVERALEHRRLLARLQAYDRETIIPKFENIVGESPQMKEVFRTIEKVARSNATVIVLGETGVGKELVAEALHRNSSRADRPFVKMNCAALHENLLESELFGHERGAFTGADRQRTGRFELANEGTLFLDEIGNMSPSTQAKVLRVLQEREFERLGGSRTIKVDVRVVAATNKNPEEAVRRGEFREDLYYRLNVVNIKVPALRERKEDIVPLASHFIQRFASELKKDVRGLEPNAVKSLKRHTWPGNIRELENAIERAVLMCEGRFIGDEDLNLFASGTGPSASDGLASLNLRLPPNGIDLDDLEKQAILEALRINNWVQKDAAKFLGVSSRVMNYKVAKYEIKSPRWSKNKLVG
- a CDS encoding cohesin domain-containing protein gives rise to the protein MSVAAKGLLLTLAVLELACGGGGSSTGKVISPSPTPPTASFVPARFTPGGHLVTMAEGTKAGDAVTVLVQVSGTSGLYGAGFNVGYNADYVTYVGWSAGGLLETGGNQVNYIVSNKPSLGAVVVNATRVGSEPAIDVSGTMTVITLTFRVATMGSFPLTFESDATLYDAQIPSQPIPGLVWYGGSLQGS